In Actinomycetota bacterium, the DNA window TATTGGTTGAATCAATTCAACTCTTAACTCAACATTATCTCCAGGCATTACCATCTCGGTTCCTTCTGGAAGAGTTATGACTCCTGTAACATCTGTTGTTCTAAAATAAAAC includes these proteins:
- a CDS encoding elongation factor Tu, whose translation is FYFRTTDVTGVITLPEGTEMVMPGDNVELRVELIQPIAMEKGLRFAIREGGHTVGAGTVTEIVK